The following coding sequences lie in one Candidatus Neomarinimicrobiota bacterium genomic window:
- a CDS encoding cytochrome c family protein — protein MKKVIVLATCAFSLLAAQETEKAHEFEYIGSEGCKICHSGSKKGGQYKVWADGVHAKAFDSLKTEEAAKIAAERGLELPAYEAPECIVCHVTGYGKGGYEVKDEEFWNPPEADKEAKKAVKRMKGLQAVGCEVCHGPGSEYKSMKVMKAIFGGTVEGKSVGLLVPNEATCKQCHNENSPAYKPFEFENRGKEIAHPYPPDMKQ, from the coding sequence ATGAAGAAGGTAATCGTACTGGCCACCTGTGCATTTTCACTGCTTGCGGCGCAAGAAACCGAAAAGGCACATGAATTCGAATACATCGGTTCCGAAGGCTGCAAGATCTGTCATTCCGGCAGTAAGAAAGGAGGGCAGTACAAGGTTTGGGCCGATGGGGTTCATGCGAAGGCTTTTGACTCCCTGAAAACGGAAGAGGCAGCCAAGATTGCCGCGGAAAGGGGACTGGAGCTTCCTGCCTACGAGGCACCGGAGTGTATAGTCTGCCACGTCACCGGATACGGCAAAGGTGGTTACGAAGTGAAAGACGAGGAATTCTGGAATCCGCCGGAGGCCGATAAGGAAGCCAAAAAGGCAGTCAAACGGATGAAGGGTTTACAGGCGGTGGGCTGCGAAGTGTGTCACGGCCCGGGAAGCGAGTACAAGAGCATGAAGGTCATGAAGGCGATCTTTGGAGGAACCGTTGAGGGTAAGTCTGTAGGACTGCTGGTCCCCAACGAAGCAACCTGCAAGCAATGCCATAACGAAAACAGTCCTGCGTACAAACCGTTCGAATTCGAAAACCGGGGAAAAGAAATTGCTCACCCATATCCTCCGGACATGAAGCAATAA
- a CDS encoding CxxxxCH/CxxCH domain-containing protein: MLSLRHPVSRLTNHGRVILRIALVSSILFFSTRCTDPAEPPVHPDDWGDPGSRNFHGQVLKTNGWGFNRCQFCHGEDLSGGSSRLSCSSCHVHSVGIGTCTTCHGDREAGHAYPPVDLHDRTDVTLKSVGAHEAHMESSLAIVSCDQCHMVPVDYRDEGHLGWDNTAEITFGTTATGGGNVEPIWNRDDATCSAVHCHGNFVYNNISGNYSTPVWTGPGSVVCGSCHGIPPTGHFGEYTLAQCSLCHASVINSEGDIIDRTKHVNGERDFN, from the coding sequence ATGTTGAGTCTCCGTCATCCCGTATCACGCCTGACGAATCACGGAAGAGTCATTTTGCGTATTGCCCTTGTCTCGTCTATTCTGTTTTTCTCCACCAGGTGCACAGATCCCGCTGAACCCCCCGTGCATCCTGATGACTGGGGAGATCCAGGCAGTAGGAATTTCCATGGCCAAGTTCTCAAGACAAACGGCTGGGGATTCAACCGATGTCAATTCTGTCATGGGGAGGATCTGTCCGGCGGAAGTTCTCGATTAAGCTGCAGCTCCTGCCATGTTCATAGTGTGGGTATTGGTACCTGTACAACCTGTCACGGTGACCGGGAGGCGGGCCATGCGTACCCACCTGTTGATCTCCACGACCGCACCGACGTGACTCTCAAATCGGTAGGGGCTCATGAAGCACATATGGAATCGAGCCTTGCCATTGTATCATGTGATCAATGCCATATGGTTCCTGTGGATTATCGTGATGAAGGTCATCTGGGTTGGGATAATACCGCAGAAATAACATTTGGAACTACGGCAACCGGCGGTGGCAATGTGGAGCCCATCTGGAACAGGGATGACGCGACCTGTTCTGCGGTCCATTGTCACGGGAATTTTGTCTACAACAACATATCGGGGAATTATTCCACTCCCGTATGGACCGGACCCGGGAGCGTGGTATGCGGATCTTGCCACGGGATACCACCGACAGGCCATTTTGGAGAATATACTCTGGCACAGTGTTCGCTCTGCCATGCATCTGTCATAAACTCAGAGGGAGATATTATTGACAGAACGAAACACGTAAATGGGGAGAGGGATTTCAACTAG
- a CDS encoding cytochrome c3 family protein yields the protein MRHFRLNLVMVLFLSFISGQERDHIIFPHRIHLEVLELECDACHEGIKKASSLAVRLLPLQDSCLECHDGDVATDECSACHTRPDEPKTHPELPPRPGPSFSHILHLSKRPDCVDCHEYVFSDDGLAPPKLWKGQDCRDCHQKSRPVSHTSDWTRLHGMEISQVTEENCMVCHSQVSCDACHQLQQFEPKVHPVSYLLSHGFDARSGISDCVSCHQVQTDCQGCHGDLQIMPMDHNLPGWVGTIFALEDGGLHSSAALDAPEVCQACHNPWTDYSCLRCHGE from the coding sequence GTGCGACACTTTAGACTGAATCTGGTCATGGTCCTTTTCCTCTCCTTCATCAGTGGACAGGAGCGGGACCATATTATTTTTCCTCATCGGATTCACCTGGAAGTGCTGGAGCTTGAATGCGACGCATGTCACGAGGGGATAAAGAAAGCCAGTTCTCTTGCCGTTCGCCTTTTACCTCTGCAGGATTCCTGCCTTGAATGTCATGATGGAGACGTGGCTACGGATGAATGTTCCGCGTGCCACACCCGTCCCGACGAGCCGAAGACCCACCCTGAGCTGCCTCCGAGGCCGGGACCATCATTCTCCCATATCCTTCACCTTTCGAAACGACCGGATTGCGTGGATTGCCACGAATACGTTTTCTCCGACGACGGGTTGGCTCCTCCAAAATTATGGAAGGGTCAGGACTGCCGGGACTGTCACCAGAAATCGCGGCCTGTATCCCACACATCGGATTGGACGCGGCTGCATGGAATGGAGATAAGTCAGGTCACGGAGGAGAATTGCATGGTGTGTCATTCTCAGGTCTCCTGTGACGCCTGTCATCAACTTCAGCAGTTTGAACCGAAGGTTCACCCGGTGTCCTATTTGCTGTCCCACGGATTTGATGCACGGTCCGGGATATCGGATTGCGTATCCTGCCACCAGGTTCAAACCGACTGTCAGGGATGTCATGGGGATCTCCAGATTATGCCCATGGATCACAATTTACCAGGATGGGTAGGTACCATCTTTGCCCTCGAGGATGGCGGACTACATTCATCGGCCGCCCTCGATGCCCCTGAGGTATGCCAGGCGTGCCATAACCCGTGGACCGACTACTCCTGTCTCAGGTGCCATGGGGAGTAA
- a CDS encoding MerR family transcriptional regulator, with protein MNSDPDKAVVEAHDPVYTIGVIARKMSVSPQTLRLYERKGLVIPYRTETRRRLYSQVDLEWIACIRRQIGGNKLTISGLRRLLSLIPCWEIKPCGVNDREACAAYISCEEVCWNLEETGERCKSEDCRICGVYRSAAKVESFKEFYKMSLKPSA; from the coding sequence ATGAATTCTGATCCAGACAAAGCTGTTGTTGAAGCCCACGACCCCGTTTATACAATCGGAGTCATCGCAAGAAAGATGAGTGTATCACCGCAAACCCTCCGATTGTACGAGAGAAAGGGGCTTGTTATTCCGTATCGAACCGAGACACGCCGACGATTGTATTCCCAGGTGGATCTTGAATGGATTGCCTGCATTCGCCGACAGATTGGGGGTAATAAGCTAACGATTTCCGGACTTCGGCGTCTGCTATCCCTCATACCGTGCTGGGAGATAAAACCTTGTGGAGTGAATGACAGAGAAGCCTGTGCCGCCTACATAAGCTGCGAAGAGGTATGCTGGAATCTTGAAGAAACAGGGGAACGATGCAAATCTGAAGACTGCCGGATTTGCGGAGTCTATCGTTCGGCCGCCAAAGTGGAATCTTTTAAAGAATTCTACAAAATGTCTCTTAAGCCTTCGGCCTGA
- a CDS encoding Rrf2 family transcriptional regulator, whose translation MLFSKSVEYGIQAMIYLAERDSDDPIMIGEIAQAYSIPRQFLAKIVQTLVKYRLLTAFRGRNGGVKLARPSSEIYLPEIIHAIDGPPPEEEPCIFGLDECSDEQPCPFHPRWEVIREDIDDMLGLESLDKLAEMVTEKHTAMEESLKAT comes from the coding sequence GTGCTTTTTTCTAAATCAGTTGAATATGGCATTCAGGCTATGATCTACCTGGCCGAGAGGGATTCAGATGACCCTATTATGATCGGGGAAATCGCTCAGGCTTACAGCATTCCCAGGCAGTTCCTGGCCAAAATTGTCCAAACCCTTGTCAAGTACCGGTTGTTGACCGCATTTCGGGGAAGGAACGGAGGAGTGAAACTCGCCCGTCCCTCAAGCGAGATCTATCTCCCAGAAATCATCCATGCCATTGATGGTCCCCCGCCGGAAGAGGAACCATGCATTTTCGGGTTGGATGAATGCTCTGATGAACAACCGTGTCCCTTTCATCCTCGCTGGGAGGTCATACGGGAGGATATCGACGATATGCTTGGCCTGGAGAGCCTCGACAAGCTCGCCGAGATGGTAACGGAAAAACATACCGCGATGGAGGAATCTCTCAAGGCAACCTGA
- a CDS encoding GatB/YqeY domain-containing protein, with product MSLYEKLRTSMQNSLRAGDRDSVRTLRTLLAKLKEGMIAKGSDLSEDEESRVLQKAASQRREAIELYRNGGREDLATAELSELVIIESYLPEQLTPDELATIVDEVIQESGATSLKDMAKVMPILMRKTAGRTDGKMVQQLVREKLTE from the coding sequence GTGTCACTGTATGAAAAGCTACGAACCTCCATGCAGAACTCCCTGAGGGCCGGGGACAGGGATTCCGTGCGCACCCTCCGTACCCTTTTGGCCAAACTGAAGGAAGGAATGATCGCAAAAGGGAGCGACCTTTCCGAAGATGAAGAGTCCCGAGTGCTTCAGAAGGCGGCCAGCCAGCGAAGAGAGGCAATCGAACTGTACAGAAACGGTGGACGCGAGGACCTCGCGACGGCCGAACTGAGTGAGTTGGTTATCATTGAATCCTACCTCCCCGAGCAGTTGACGCCGGATGAACTGGCCACCATCGTGGATGAGGTGATTCAGGAATCCGGAGCGACTTCCCTGAAAGATATGGCAAAAGTGATGCCCATCCTTATGCGGAAAACAGCGGGACGGACCGACGGAAAAATGGTTCAACAGTTGGTCAGGGAAAAGCTCACCGAATGA
- a CDS encoding CvpA family protein, which produces MTHTFDVLTLLVMAVLAIIGYTRGFLEELGRFLGLVISSLVAIRFFAPVSSWLQSRTSLDDALLAVVSFLAIFLPVLVLFRLLSGTLQLFMLSRGIRSSNRVLGFMFGILKGAFALMIIMLVMDMAPNPEFFQNLRERSITYRYLTQGRRWVVGAFGMEEQVAKGRTWMKESVGSFKGTED; this is translated from the coding sequence ATGACCCACACGTTCGACGTTCTGACATTGCTCGTCATGGCGGTACTGGCGATCATCGGGTACACTCGCGGATTTCTGGAAGAGCTCGGAAGGTTTCTGGGGCTCGTAATTTCAAGTCTTGTCGCCATCAGGTTTTTCGCGCCAGTCTCCTCCTGGCTCCAGTCCAGGACTTCCCTTGACGACGCCCTCCTGGCCGTGGTTAGCTTTCTGGCCATCTTTCTCCCCGTCCTTGTCCTTTTCAGGCTTCTGTCCGGGACTCTTCAACTGTTCATGCTTTCCCGGGGAATACGATCTTCCAACAGGGTACTCGGTTTCATGTTTGGCATTCTCAAGGGAGCGTTCGCTCTCATGATTATTATGTTGGTAATGGACATGGCACCCAATCCGGAATTCTTCCAGAACCTCAGGGAAAGGTCCATTACCTATCGCTACTTGACTCAGGGCCGCAGGTGGGTGGTTGGCGCGTTCGGCATGGAGGAACAGGTGGCGAAGGGAAGAACCTGGATGAAGGAAAGCGTGGGGTCCTTTAAAGGAACCGAAGATTGA
- the dnaG gene encoding DNA primase encodes MAGISQDTIDHIRDTSEILDIVSDYVELRKRGKNFFGLCPFHSEKTPSFSVAPDKQIFHCFGCGVGGNAITFLMEYEKISFVEALQKLAERYGIDVQFRQDRASKEFFTHLYDIHSLAADLYRKNRKSEAGDRVRRYLEKERGLTPETLDRFSIGLAGKEWDALLSVAKKKGFPKDAMDRCGLFTKTDKGTFDRFRNRLMFPITNLSGRVVAFGGRDLSGESEAKYLNSPETPIYNKSEIIYGLAHTKEAVRKTGAMIVVEGYTDFLQLYQKNIQNVAATSGTALTEKHVNQIRKFTHITQIAFDGDAAGRKAAIAAGYHLLRGGLTAEIVEIPDGSDPDGWVKEKGPKPFLAAVKKTKGLIQFHLANSGLDLSKPANRSRLAREIAFEISGIRDDIIRQHTIKILAEELAVDEEVLLRITTSRTRRHRRKEPETLEEDSSLFSSYERAQMELVKLLATGDQTTTRFLKAHLNMELFSHPVMKSLATYLLQTPDPSGALGQFEEKPDRDLASRILFETSQQEDSSRVAVDCLISLEESPLKRKITEERLKLRELERKGKDSSPALQSVMDLQKKLDDLETKRTELLGHLS; translated from the coding sequence ATGGCAGGGATTTCACAGGATACCATCGACCATATCCGTGATACGTCGGAAATTCTTGACATCGTTTCCGACTATGTTGAACTGAGAAAGCGCGGTAAGAATTTTTTCGGACTCTGTCCATTTCACTCCGAAAAGACGCCCTCGTTCAGCGTGGCCCCCGATAAACAGATTTTCCATTGTTTCGGCTGTGGCGTTGGAGGAAATGCGATCACTTTTCTCATGGAATATGAAAAAATCAGCTTCGTGGAGGCACTTCAGAAGCTGGCTGAGCGGTACGGTATTGACGTCCAGTTCAGGCAGGATCGGGCCTCCAAGGAATTCTTCACTCATCTGTATGACATACATAGCCTCGCGGCAGACCTCTATCGAAAGAATCGCAAATCGGAGGCGGGTGATCGCGTGCGCCGCTATCTGGAGAAGGAAAGGGGTCTGACACCCGAAACTCTGGATCGATTCTCCATCGGCCTTGCCGGAAAGGAATGGGACGCCTTACTATCCGTTGCGAAGAAAAAGGGATTCCCCAAAGATGCCATGGATCGCTGCGGACTATTTACCAAAACCGACAAGGGTACATTTGACCGGTTTCGAAACAGGCTGATGTTTCCCATCACCAATCTGTCAGGACGAGTAGTGGCTTTTGGAGGAAGAGATCTGTCGGGCGAAAGCGAGGCGAAATACTTGAACTCTCCGGAAACGCCCATCTACAACAAAAGTGAAATTATCTACGGCCTCGCCCACACCAAGGAAGCCGTACGGAAAACCGGGGCGATGATCGTAGTGGAAGGATACACAGATTTTCTGCAGCTGTATCAGAAAAATATTCAAAACGTAGCGGCCACCTCCGGCACGGCTCTCACGGAGAAGCATGTGAATCAAATCCGGAAGTTCACCCACATCACCCAGATAGCATTTGACGGGGATGCAGCCGGAAGAAAAGCAGCCATAGCTGCAGGGTATCACCTGCTGAGAGGGGGACTAACCGCCGAAATTGTGGAGATACCCGATGGCTCGGATCCTGATGGGTGGGTGAAGGAGAAAGGACCCAAACCGTTCTTGGCGGCCGTCAAGAAAACGAAAGGATTGATCCAATTTCATCTCGCGAATAGCGGACTCGATCTCTCCAAACCGGCCAATCGGTCACGCCTGGCCAGAGAAATCGCCTTTGAAATATCCGGAATCCGCGATGACATCATTAGACAACACACCATCAAAATCCTGGCCGAAGAACTGGCCGTTGATGAAGAAGTGCTTCTTCGCATCACTACCAGTCGCACCCGGCGACACCGGCGAAAAGAGCCAGAGACACTTGAAGAAGATTCGTCACTTTTTTCGTCTTATGAAAGAGCCCAGATGGAGCTGGTTAAGCTGCTCGCCACAGGAGATCAAACGACCACACGTTTCCTTAAAGCGCATCTGAACATGGAACTGTTTTCCCATCCCGTGATGAAATCCCTTGCAACATACCTGCTCCAGACGCCTGATCCGTCCGGTGCTTTGGGTCAATTCGAGGAAAAACCGGACCGGGATCTGGCAAGCCGGATTCTCTTCGAAACTTCTCAACAGGAGGATTCGTCCCGTGTGGCCGTCGACTGCCTCATTTCCCTTGAAGAATCCCCCCTAAAACGGAAGATCACAGAAGAGCGTCTCAAACTCCGGGAGCTGGAAAGAAAAGGAAAGGATTCCTCGCCGGCTCTTCAGAGCGTCATGGACCTCCAGAAAAAGCTGGATGATCTCGAGACCAAGCGAACAGAACTGTTAGGTCATCTGTCGTGA
- a CDS encoding ATP-binding protein, which produces MLKGARQVGKTWLVREFGKTYRSFIEINFERNPQFSSVFKVDLNPRRILNEVLDATGREYKPSETLLFFDEAQASPLAVKSLRYFYEELPDVHVICAGSLLEFVLDHIPTGVGRITYLDLCPMTLGEYLVAIGEERLRTKIQKQPLDEALPEIHHHKLLRLLHQYMLVGGMPGVVNEYVASQSFRRAHEAQRDLLRTLQDDFAKYAKSHQMKYLDLLVRTIPLQLGSKFIFSRLGENVRSRDFSPPLELLEKARIVHKAINSRADGIPLQARLNPRHFKVIMLDIGLTQNLMGVDLEEWVTGGVQKHVRGGPIAEAFVGQELTAYLNASVTNPLMYWHRESSGSTAEVDYLVQLGNEIIPLEVKEGASGRMRSLHLFLREKRGERGVRISSKGFGFDGNIQNLPLYAVERLFAGRHNA; this is translated from the coding sequence ATGTTGAAAGGTGCACGTCAGGTGGGCAAGACGTGGCTCGTGAGAGAATTCGGAAAAACGTATAGATCTTTCATAGAGATAAACTTCGAAAGAAATCCCCAATTCTCCTCGGTGTTCAAGGTTGATCTAAACCCGAGGAGGATATTGAACGAAGTCCTGGACGCCACGGGACGGGAATACAAGCCAAGTGAGACTCTACTCTTCTTCGACGAGGCTCAAGCCTCACCGCTGGCGGTCAAATCACTCCGGTACTTCTACGAAGAACTGCCCGACGTTCACGTCATATGTGCGGGGTCACTCCTTGAATTCGTCTTGGACCATATACCTACCGGCGTCGGACGTATTACTTACCTAGATCTATGTCCGATGACGTTGGGCGAATACCTGGTAGCCATAGGAGAGGAACGGCTAAGGACAAAGATTCAGAAACAGCCGTTGGACGAGGCACTCCCAGAAATTCACCACCACAAGCTTCTGCGACTTCTCCATCAGTACATGTTGGTCGGAGGGATGCCCGGAGTGGTGAACGAGTACGTTGCTTCGCAAAGCTTCCGCCGAGCCCATGAAGCTCAGCGGGACCTGCTTCGCACACTTCAGGATGATTTTGCCAAATATGCCAAGAGCCACCAGATGAAGTATTTGGATCTACTTGTACGGACAATACCTCTCCAGCTCGGCTCGAAGTTCATATTCTCTCGCCTTGGTGAAAATGTTCGATCACGGGATTTTTCTCCTCCACTGGAACTACTGGAGAAAGCTCGAATCGTCCACAAAGCAATCAATTCAAGAGCAGATGGAATTCCCCTTCAGGCGAGGCTCAATCCCAGGCACTTCAAGGTAATCATGCTGGATATCGGATTGACACAAAACCTGATGGGTGTGGATTTGGAGGAGTGGGTGACAGGTGGGGTTCAAAAACACGTCAGGGGTGGTCCTATTGCCGAGGCATTTGTGGGACAGGAATTGACTGCCTACTTGAATGCATCCGTCACCAACCCGTTAATGTATTGGCACCGGGAGTCCTCCGGCAGCACGGCCGAAGTTGATTATCTGGTGCAGCTAGGAAATGAGATCATCCCACTGGAAGTCAAAGAAGGGGCATCCGGCAGGATGAGGAGCTTGCACTTATTCTTGAGGGAGAAAAGGGGTGAGCGTGGTGTTCGAATCTCCTCGAAGGGATTCGGTTTTGACGGAAACATTCAGAATCTTCCCCTATATGCCGTTGAACGGCTGTTTGCCGGAAGACACAATGCCTGA
- a CDS encoding TonB-dependent receptor: MNKKTLYLLVFVLLVVPFSLFGQATITGSVTDETTGEALAGANVQVEGTTMGAAADANGMFNIANVSAGTQTVTASVIGYEEMSRTVNVPSIGSVTVDFQLVSLIIELSALEVLANRATRETPVAFTNVNKEEMGLRLGSRDIPLILDTTPSVYATAGGGGAGDARVNVRGFNQRNVAIMINGVPVNDMENAWVYWSNWDGVGDATATIQMQRGLSAVNLATPSIGGTMNIITDPAAFGRSFRFKQEVGSWGFLKSTVTANSGLINDKYALAGTVVRKSGEGYYQGTWTDAWAYYIGASYALSNSDRFEFYAVGAPQRHGQNLYKQNIAAISRSFADGLDDYDDDGLDAFEETEFGQEYNENYNTVSSSYDGKQYWSMYTIREKEDRFDKGFLNERENYFHKPQVNLNWYHTFSDQMRLSSIVYWSGGKGGGTGTFGDFLWDYSGPSRIANWDGNVAVNEGTLDRKDNPKEAGESKGILRNSVNQQWTIGAISKFYYDLGSALRIQGGVDWRTAEIGHWREVRDLLGGDYYPYTGNDFDTTPASQKKVLGDKIAYHNTNTVDWMGFFGQGEYRTGPITAYGMFGYSTITYSFVDHFTDIGGGKELSVESDAIGGTQFKGGASYRLSDAVSLFGNFGLVQKVPIFDNMIDDGSGALNDDPKNEEFTSIEGGVHYTMGIVNVTANYYNTTWSDRSYTRNYTNADGEEGLISLTGVSANHSGMEAELAFQPMRMFRLDAALSLGNWETTEDASGTYRPVAGVDSTIAYNFYIKDIKVGDAPQTQFALGASVFPSKGLTAQLVLKVYADHYADWSPFDRTDSGDRAQSWKAPDYNLVDFHGTYDLPIELGGIRLQAFVHVFNLLDTEYIQDAVDNSDFNAFGDKDHKADDAEVYLGIPRSVNAGLAVQF, from the coding sequence ATGAACAAGAAAACCTTGTATCTGTTAGTGTTTGTCCTGCTCGTAGTTCCGTTCTCTTTGTTCGGTCAGGCGACCATCACAGGATCGGTGACAGACGAAACTACAGGCGAGGCGCTGGCGGGTGCGAATGTCCAGGTGGAAGGGACAACCATGGGTGCCGCCGCTGACGCCAATGGTATGTTTAACATTGCGAATGTGTCGGCAGGTACTCAGACAGTTACGGCATCCGTGATCGGGTACGAGGAAATGAGCCGAACCGTCAACGTTCCTTCCATTGGATCCGTCACGGTGGATTTCCAGTTAGTGTCGTTAATAATTGAATTGTCCGCACTCGAGGTGCTCGCTAACCGGGCCACCCGGGAAACACCGGTAGCCTTCACCAACGTGAATAAGGAGGAGATGGGACTTCGCCTCGGCTCTCGGGATATTCCACTGATTCTCGACACTACGCCGAGCGTTTATGCCACGGCGGGGGGAGGTGGGGCCGGTGACGCCCGGGTCAACGTTCGCGGATTCAATCAGCGAAATGTGGCGATCATGATTAATGGTGTCCCGGTTAATGATATGGAGAACGCTTGGGTCTATTGGTCCAATTGGGATGGGGTCGGTGACGCCACCGCGACTATCCAGATGCAGCGGGGACTCAGTGCGGTGAACCTGGCCACTCCCTCAATCGGAGGTACCATGAATATCATCACCGACCCGGCCGCCTTTGGTCGCAGTTTCAGGTTCAAGCAAGAAGTGGGCAGTTGGGGATTCTTGAAGTCCACCGTTACTGCCAATTCGGGATTGATCAACGACAAGTATGCCTTGGCAGGGACGGTGGTTCGAAAGTCTGGAGAGGGCTATTATCAGGGCACCTGGACCGATGCCTGGGCCTACTACATTGGAGCCAGCTATGCTCTGAGTAATAGCGACCGGTTTGAGTTCTATGCAGTGGGTGCGCCCCAGCGACACGGCCAAAACCTGTACAAACAGAATATCGCAGCGATCAGTCGTAGCTTCGCTGATGGTCTGGACGACTATGATGATGACGGATTGGACGCTTTCGAAGAGACTGAATTTGGACAGGAGTATAACGAAAACTATAATACTGTCAGCTCCAGCTACGATGGGAAGCAGTATTGGTCCATGTACACCATACGTGAGAAGGAAGACCGGTTCGACAAGGGTTTCCTGAACGAACGGGAGAATTACTTCCACAAACCACAGGTGAATCTGAACTGGTACCACACGTTCAGTGATCAGATGCGTCTGTCGTCCATCGTGTACTGGTCCGGCGGTAAAGGTGGTGGAACAGGAACGTTTGGAGATTTCCTGTGGGATTATTCCGGCCCATCCAGAATTGCCAATTGGGATGGGAATGTTGCTGTAAACGAGGGTACTCTTGACAGGAAGGATAATCCAAAGGAGGCCGGAGAGTCCAAAGGGATCTTGCGGAATAGCGTTAATCAGCAGTGGACCATCGGTGCTATCTCCAAGTTCTATTATGACCTCGGCAGTGCGCTGAGAATTCAGGGTGGTGTCGACTGGCGGACGGCGGAAATAGGCCACTGGAGGGAAGTCCGTGACCTGCTCGGTGGTGATTACTATCCCTACACCGGCAACGATTTTGACACCACTCCCGCAAGCCAAAAGAAAGTCCTGGGCGATAAGATTGCCTATCACAACACGAATACTGTGGATTGGATGGGCTTTTTTGGTCAGGGTGAATATAGGACTGGTCCAATTACCGCTTACGGTATGTTTGGGTATTCTACAATAACGTACTCATTCGTAGATCATTTTACCGATATTGGCGGTGGAAAGGAATTATCAGTCGAATCGGACGCCATCGGTGGTACCCAGTTCAAGGGCGGCGCCAGTTACAGGCTATCTGATGCGGTGAGTCTGTTCGGCAATTTCGGTTTGGTCCAAAAAGTACCGATCTTCGATAACATGATCGACGATGGATCTGGAGCTCTGAACGACGATCCCAAAAATGAAGAGTTCACGTCGATTGAAGGCGGAGTTCATTACACCATGGGTATTGTTAACGTGACGGCCAACTATTACAACACAACCTGGTCAGATCGTTCATATACCCGAAATTACACAAATGCCGACGGTGAAGAGGGCCTGATCAGTTTGACTGGTGTTAGTGCCAACCATTCCGGGATGGAAGCGGAACTCGCATTCCAACCGATGAGAATGTTCAGACTCGATGCCGCACTATCATTAGGCAATTGGGAAACTACGGAAGATGCATCAGGAACATACCGTCCAGTGGCGGGTGTTGACTCAACCATAGCATACAACTTCTACATTAAAGACATCAAGGTTGGTGATGCTCCGCAGACTCAGTTTGCCCTGGGTGCGTCTGTGTTTCCAAGCAAGGGTTTGACGGCTCAGTTGGTCCTCAAGGTATACGCAGATCACTATGCCGACTGGAGTCCCTTCGACCGAACAGATTCTGGAGATAGGGCCCAAAGCTGGAAAGCACCGGATTACAATCTTGTGGATTTCCATGGGACCTACGATCTGCCCATCGAATTGGGTGGCATCAGATTGCAGGCATTTGTTCATGTATTCAATCTGTTGGATACCGAGTATATCCAGGATGCTGTTGATAACAGCGATTTCAACGCATTTGGCGATAAGGATCATAAGGCTGACGATGCTGAAGTGTACCTCGGAATTCCCAGGTCCGTTAATGCTGGGCTGGCCGTTCAATTCTAA